The following proteins are encoded in a genomic region of Diabrotica virgifera virgifera chromosome 1, PGI_DIABVI_V3a:
- the LOC114326676 gene encoding THAP domain-containing protein 2, with product MVSCASCGCTMTQKSKNEGITFHSFPKDCRRRLWIEFLRKPDWLPKPSSVLCSHHFAQDCFDRMSKLKVRLQATAVPTVEVTRLKYVRSNYPTLYSTANENSSQSTSSCLLKTNLTLSSTANDVFSPPTSRSVLKKYVLLTPKKETNETTTLEASDGPISRNLLKKNLLLTPKIETSESTTIEASNASTSRSLLKKNLLLTPKKETNKTTTIDVSDG from the exons ATGGTTAGTTGTGCATCTTGTGGTTGTACTATGACCCAGAAAAGTAAGAATGAAGGAATTACGTTTCATAG TTTTCCAAAAGATTGTCGCAGAAGATTGTGGATTGAATTCCTAAGAAAGCCAGACTGGTTACCAAAACCATCAAGTGTTCTGTGTTCACACCATTTCGCCCAGGACTGCTTTGATAGAATGTCTAAACTGAAAGTAAGACTACAAGCAACTGCTGTCCCTACAGTGGAAGTGACTAGATTGAAATAT GTTCGATCAAATTATCCAACTTTATATTCAACGGCAAATGAAAATTCCAGTCAGTCAACAAGCAGTTGTTTATTGAAAACAAATTTAACTTTGTCCTCAACTGCAAATGATGTGTTTAGTCCACCAACAAGCAGAAGTGTATTGAAGAAATATGTATTATTAACTCCAAAGAAAGAGACCAACGAAACTACTACACTAGAAGCTAGCGATGGGCCAATAAGCAGAAATTTATTGAAGAAAAATCTATTACTAACTCCAAAGATAGAAACAAGTGAATCCACTACAATAGAAGCTAGCAATGCATCAACCAGCAGAAGTTTATTGAAGAAGAATTTATTACTAACCCCAAAGAAAGAGACAAACAAAACGACTACAATAGATGTTAGCGATGGGTAA